Proteins from one Haliaeetus albicilla chromosome 4, bHalAlb1.1, whole genome shotgun sequence genomic window:
- the KIF17 gene encoding kinesin-like protein KIF17, with protein sequence MKKKPANGRGPDPAAPQQRARGITKPAEYVGSFAVEDLDLQQQAGRLEEQLRALKDCPRRRSVVLRFSLQGLKVYGTDGETLLMAHALRRILYSTWRHADHQFAFVARNPRSPASPLFCHLFVGLPGEVQTLHLLLCRSFQLCYLLAHPEEQAGEGDPPGTGVLREPLNPEEVSRNVNALVSFRRLPAPTGLGSLGAGERRPEAEGRAGAWRPGNPYCSPVLVRKKAIRSKVLRSGAYRDCGGESQLHQPPRDAAAAGWESKGTRSLAFLPENESVLAETVWAFAGIARDVGIALLRRDVPGAFLLRPEPGLAKRWCLWVRAPCGVVPYCLFRTHQGRFCVESWALKMASEAVKVIVRCRPMNEREKALGCKAVVSMESARGQCFLQNPAATGEPPKQFTFDGAYYQEHSTEQIYNEIAYPLVEGVTEGYNGTIFAYGQTGSGKSFTMQGVVDPSIQKGIIPRAFEHIFESVQCAENAKFLVRASYLEIYNEDIRDLLGADTKQKLELKEHPEKGVYLKGLSLHTVHSVVQCEQIMETGWRNRAVGYTLMNKDSSRSHSIFTVNMEIYTVDEQGQDHLRAAKLNLVDLAGSERQSKTGATGERLKEATKINLSLSALGNVISALVDGRCKHIPYRDSKLTRLLQDSLGGNTKTLMVACLSPADNNYDESLSTLRYANRAKNIKNKPCINEDPKDALLREYQKEIKKLKAILAEQMNAHNLSGLLPAETAHLAAKPASLLKPQLDPEAEKQLIREEYEERLAQLKASYEAEQASRARLEEDISSLRNHYDLKLSALEENLRKEAAAMRTETTPDKTPLPEDSVAAADEELTSAQDPAVPRTVQGTGGISGGTAGAEVAVTAEGISLPADQQQVLARLQMLERQVVGGEQAKNKDLKEKHKRRKKYADERRMQLVTALQQSNEDSSEWVLLNVYDSIQEEVRAKSKLLEKMQKKLQAAETEIKDLQSEFELEKIDYLSTIRRLERDLMLFQQLLDQVQSLVRRDCNYSNLEKIKRESVWDEETSCWKIPQPLIQKTRLPAAVPALPQPKPAQKSPSAESQERTPEEDRYQLVLNRSDSQTIASNYFRPRRASRILHPDPTENRALPGLEGAPSGASAMPRPFRLQALTVVPPTTTKRKKGKAGSAGRPL encoded by the exons ATGAAGAAGAAGCCAGCCAACGGGAGGGGGCCGGATCCTGCGGCCCCCCAGCAGCGAGCCCGGGGCATCACCAAGCCAGCAGAG tacgTGGGCTCTTTCGCGGTGGAGGACTTGGACCTGCAGCAGCAAGCGGggcggctggaggagcagctgcGGGCACTGAAG GACTGCCCCAGGAGGAGGTCGGTGGTGCTGAGGTTCAGTTTGCAGGGGCTGAAGGTCTACGGCACTGACGGGGAG ACACTGCTGATGGCGCACGCTCTCCGTCGGATCCTGTACAGCACGTGGCGACACGCCGACCACCAGTTCGCCTTCGTGGCCCGCAATCCCCGCAGCCCCGCCAGCCCCCTCTTCTGCCACCTCTTTGTGGGGCTCCCAGGCGAG GTCCAGACCCTGCACCTCTtgctctgccgctccttccaGCTCTGCTACCTCCTGGCGCACCCTGAGGAGCAGGCGGGCGAGGGGGACCCCCCGGGGACCGGGGTGCTGCGGGAGCCCCTCAACCCCGAGGAGGTGTCACGCAACGTCAACGCCCTCGTCTCCTTCCGACGCCTGCCCGCGCCCACCGGCCTCGGCTCCCTGGGCGCAGGG GAGCGGCGGCCGGAGGCGGAGGGCAGAGCCGGCGCCTGGCGCCCGGGGAACCCCTACTGCTCCCCGGTTCTGGTGCGCAAAAAAGCCATCCGCAGCAAAGTCCTGCGCTCGGGGGCTTACCGGGACTGCGGGGGCGAGAGCCAGCTCCACCAGCCGCCCCGCGACGCCG CGGCGGCGGGATGGGAGAGCAAAGGGACGAGGAGCTTGGCCTTCCTCCCTGAAAACGAGAGCGTCCTCGCCGAGACCGTGTGGGCCTTCGCCGGCATCGCCAG GGACGTCGGGATCGCGCTGCTGCGGCGGGACGTCCCCGGAGCCTTTCTCCTGCGCCCTGAGCCTGGCCTGGCCAAGCGCTGGTGCCTGTGGGTGCGGGCGCCCTGCGGCGTCGTCCCCTACTGCCTCTTCAGGACCCACCAGGGCAGGTTCTGCGTGGAG AGCTGGGCCTTGAAAATGGCCTCGGAGGCGGTGAAGGTGATCGTCCGCTGCCGGCCCATGAATGAGCGTGAGAAGGCTCTCGGCTGCAAAGCGGTCGTCAGCATGGAGAGCGCGCGGGGCCAGTGCTTCCTTCAAAACCCCGCTGCCACCGGTGAGCCCCCAAAGCAGTTCACCTTCGATGGGGCATACTACCAGGAGCACAGTACGGAGCAGATCTACAACGAGATCGCCTACCCACTCGTGGAG GGTGTCACTGAAGGCTACAATGGCACCATATTTGCCTATGGCCAGACTGGCAGTGGGAAGTCATTCACCATGCAGGGAGTTGTGGATCCTTCTATACAGAAAGGCATAATACCCAGAGCATTTGAACACATTTTTGAGAGCGTACAG TGTGCTGAAAATGCCAAGTTCTTGGTGAGAGCTTCCTACCTGGAGATTTACAACGAAGACATACGAGACCTCCTAGGAGCTGATACCAAGCAGAAGTTGGAG CTGAAGGAGCACCCAGAGAAAGGGGTGTACCTGAAGGGGCTCTCTCTGCACACCGTGCATAGCGTGGTCCAGTGTGAGCAGATCATggagacaggctggagaaaccGAGCAGTGGGTTACACCCTCATGAATAAGGACTCTTCCCGCTCCCACTCCATCTTTACTGTCAATATGGAAATCTACACTGTAG ATGAGCAAGGGCAGGACCACCTCAGGGCCGCAAAACTCAATTTAGTGGATCTGGCAGGAAGCGAGAGACAGTCAAAAACTGGAGCCACGGGGGAGCGGCTCAAAGAGGCCACCAAAATCAACCTCTCCCTCTCAGCTCTGGGCAACGTCATTTCAGCCCTAGTTGATGGCCGGTGTAAGCACATCCCGTACCGAGACTCAAAGCTGACCAGGCTGCTGCAAGACTCCCTCGGAGGGAATACCAAGACCCTGATGGTAGCATGCTTATCTCCAGCTGATAACAACTATGATGAAAGCCTCAGTACTTTGCGCTATGCTAATCGAGCGAAAAACATCAAGAACAAGCCCTGTATCAATGAGGACCCCAAGGATGCTCTGCTGAGGGAGTATCAGAAGGAGATTAAGAAGCTGAAGGCCATTCTAGCTGAACAGATGAATGCGCATAACTTGTCAG ggcTTCTACCTGCTGAGACTGCTCACCTGGCAGCGAAGCCAGCTTCCCTCCTCAAACCCCAGTTAGATCCtgaagcagagaagcagctgatCAGAGAA GAGTATGAAGAGAGGCTGGCCCAACTAAAGGCCAGCTACGAAGCAGAGCAGGCATCGCGTGCCCGCCTCGAAGAGGACATCAGCAGCCTGAGGAATCACTACGATCTCAAGCTGTCTGCTCTCGAGGAGAACCTCAGGAAGGAAGCAG CGGCCATGAGGACCGAAACTACTCCTGACAAGACACCTTTGCCTGAAGACTCTGTTGCTGCAGCAGATGAAGAACTAACGTCAGCCCAG GACCCAGCAGTGCCTCGGACTGTCCAAGGCACTGGTGGTATAAGTGGAGGGACTGCTGGAGCAGAGGTGGCTGTCACTGCTGAGGGGATTTCATTGCCTGCAGACCAGCAGCAGGTGCTCGCCAG GCTGCAGATGCTCGAGCGACAGGTGGTAGGGGGGGAACAGGCTAAAAACAAGGACctcaaagaaaagcataaaCGCCGGAAAAAATACGCGGACGAGCGGAGGATGCAGCTGGTGACCGCACTGCAGCAATCTAATGAGGACAGCAGTGAATGGGTTCTGCTTAACGTCTACGACTCCATCCAGGAGGAGGTTCGAGCCAAGAGCAAACTTCTGGAGAAGATGCAGAAGAAG ctgcaggctgctgaGACCGAGATCAAAGATCTGCAGTCGGAGTTTGAGCTGGAAAAGATCGATTACCTCAGCACTATCCGCCGCCTGGAGCGAGACCTGATGctcttccagcagctgctggatcAGGTGCAGTCCCTCGTCCGGCGCGACTGTAACTACAGCAATCTGGAGAAGATCAAGCGCGAATCCGTCTGGGATGAGGAAACCAGCTGCTGGAAAATTCCACAGCCCCTCATTCAAAAAACTCGCCTGCCCGCAG CAGTTCCGGCCCTGCCACAGCCTAAACCTGCCCAAAAGAGCCCTTCAGCCGAGAGCCAAGAGCGAACC CCCGAGGAAGACCGCTACCAGCTGGTGCTGAACAGGAGTGACAGCCAGACCATCGCCAGCAACTACTTCCGACCCCGGCGAGCCAGCCGCATCCTCCACCCCGACCCAACTGAGAACCGAG CTCtcccggggctggagggggctcCCAGCGGTGCCTCCGCCATGCCCCGGCCCTTCCGCCTCCAAGCCCTCACCGTGGTCCCTCCGACCACCACCAAGCGTAAAAAGGGCAAAGCCGGCTCTGCCGGCCGCCCCCTCTGA